The following is a genomic window from Desulfuromonadaceae bacterium.
TCGCCACCCGCGACCATGAGATGCTCCTCTCCGGCATCTCGACCCGCGGCGGGATCGCCATCGCCGACGCCGCCCGTGCTGCCGCCTACCTGCGCGGCCGCGCTTATGTCATCCCCGAAGATGTGCGCGAGATGATTATCCCGGTCGGTGCCCACCGGTTGATTCCGCGCGCCGAACATGAAACCCTCGGCAAAAGAGAGGTGCTGCAATCGATCGTCGCCGCCCTACCGGTTCCTTTGGCCTGAAGCTGACCAAGGCGGGCGGATTTTATATCGCCATCACCTTGCTTCTCGGTTTCGCCGCCGTCAATACCGGCAACAACCTGATCTACCTGATCGTCTCAGCCCTGCTCGGCTTCATGTCGATCACCGGTGTGCTGGGCAAAGGCAATCTCGACCGGTTGCAGGTCACGATTCTTCCCCCAGACGAGATTTATGCCGGGGTCACCACCCTGCTGACGATCAGGCTTCGCAATCAACGCCGTTTTCTCCCCGGTTTTCTGCTTTGCCTCAGCGTCGGCAAAAACCAGACCGTGGTCCCCTATCTGTCACGGCAACGCGACACCCACGCCACCGTCCGCTTGTGTCTTGACGGTCGCGGCTACCACGCCGCTCCGGCAGTCACCGTCAGCTCCCCCTTTCCGGTCAATTTCTTTGTCCGCGCACGCACCATCATCGTGGATCGTCAACTGCTGGTTTTCCCCGCTCCACTCCCCTGCGTAGCAGATCAGGAACATGGCCGATCACGCCAGCGCGAAGGCATTTCCACCGCCAATCGCGGCAGCACCGGAGAACTGCGCCAGATCAACGATTATCGCGGCGGCGAACCGGTCAAACTGATTCACTGGCGC
Proteins encoded in this region:
- a CDS encoding DUF58 domain-containing protein; this encodes MLLGFAAVNTGNNLIYLIVSALLGFMSITGVLGKGNLDRLQVTILPPDEIYAGVTTLLTIRLRNQRRFLPGFLLCLSVGKNQTVVPYLSRQRDTHATVRLCLDGRGYHAAPAVTVSSPFPVNFFVRARTIIVDRQLLVFPAPLPCVADQEHGRSRQREGISTANRGSTGELRQINDYRGGEPVKLIHWRLSAKHGSLKVRELSATQREPLLIDLLKLPGRTIEEQLRQAVFLIDRSQRNGRPVGLKLPHVTIPAQAGLPHKHQLLTELALYGQPSHPA